TACAAGGGCGGCCACGACGATGCAGTGGGCAACACGCTGGTATGCGTGGAGCAGCACCAGCGCTGCGTGGTGATCCTGGGCAACGATGTGCGGGCAGAGGCGGCCTTCCCGGCCCTGGTAGCGTTTGTGCTGGGCGACACCGGCGTGCCGTGGCAGTGGGAGTACGGCGCGGCGAAGGCGTTCGTCAGATGATCGAAGCGTTGCCATTGCACACAGGTCCCGCAGTCGTGCAGCATGCAGACACGGACGCAATGCAGGAGACAGGATGAATCGCCCAGAGATCGATGCCATTGCCGAAGCGGTGTTGCAGCCGGATGCACGGCGCCTGCGCATCGCCGCACGCCATCGCCAGGCTGCACATCGGCAGCGGCGGCAGCGGGTGGGCGCCGGCGCCAGCCTGATCGGCATGGCGGCGGGCCTGCTGCTTGCGCCGATCACGGAGCTGCCGTGGGTACAGGGCATGATCGCGGGTGGCGCGCTGGCCCTGCTGGCGGCCCACCTCTGGCTGCAGCGGCGCGAGGACCGCGCGTAGATACCCGCCTGGGAGCGGTATCCACGCATGGCGTGGATCTGCTTCGATTCCGACCGGCCCCAAAAAAACCCCGCCTTCCGGCGGGGTTTTTCATTGCATCGGTAACGCGGGGACTTAGAAGTCCATGCCGCCCATGCCACCCATGCCGCCCATGCCACCGGCGCCGCCCATGGCCGGCTCGTCCTTCTTCGGAGCTTCGGCAACCATGGCTTCGGTCGTGATCATCAGGCCAGCGATCGAGGCTGCGTTCTGCAGCGCCGAACGGGTCACCTTGGTCGGGTCCAGGATGCCGAACTGCAGCATGTCGCCGAACTCGCCGGTGGCGGCGTTGTAGCCGAAGCTGCCGGTGCCTTCCTTGACCTTGTTGATGATGACCGACGGCTCGTCACCGGCGTTGGCAACGATCTCGCGCAGCGGGGCTTCCATCGCACGCAGGGCGATCTGGATGCCGTGGTTCTGGTCTTCGTTGGCGCCCTTCAGGCCGGCCAGCGCGGTGATCGCGCGGACCAGCGCAACGCCGCCGCCCGGAACCACGCCTTCTTCAACGGCCGCACGGGTGGCGTGCAGGGCGTCGTCGACGCGATCCTTCTTTTCCTTCATTTCGATTTCGGTCGAGGCGCCGACCTTGATCACGGCAACACCGCCGGCCAGCTTGGCCACGCGTTCCTGCAGCTTCTCGCGGTCGTAATCCGAGGAGGTGTCCTGGATCTGGGTCTTGATCTGCGCCACGCGTGCATCAACGTTGGCCTTGTCGCCGACGCCGTCGATGATGGTGGTGTTCTCCTTGGAGACCTGCACCTTCTTGGCGCGGCCCAGGTCCTTGATGGTGGCCTTCTCGAGCGACAGGCCGACTTCTTCGGAGATCACGGTGCCGCCGGTCAGCACGGCCATGTCTTCCAGCATCGCCTTGCGACGGTCGCCGAAGCCCGGCGCCTTGACGGCCACGACCTTGACGATGCCACGGATGGTGTTGACGACCAGGGTGGCCAGCGCTTCGCCTTCAACTTCCTCGGCCACGATCAGCAGCGGCTTGCCGGCCTTGGCGACGCCTTCCAGCACCGGCAGCAGGTCGCGGACGTTGGAGATCTTCTTGTCGTGCAGCAGGATGAACGGGTCATCCAGGTCAGCGGTCTGCGACTGCTGGTTGTTGATGAAGTAAGGCGACAGGTAGCCGCGGTCGAACTGCATGCCCTTGACCACGTCCAGCTCGTTGTCCAGGCCCGAGCCTTCTTCAACGGTGATGACGCCTTCCTTGCCGACTTCCTTCATCGCGTCAGCGATGATCTGGCCGATCGACTCGTCCGAGTTGGCCGAGATGGTACCGACCTGGGCGATCGCCTTGTCGTCGGCGGTCGGCTTGGAGATGTTCTTCAGCTCGGCCACGGCGGCCGAAACGGCCTTGTCGATACCGCGCTTGAGGTCCATCGGGTTCATGCCGGCGGCCACAGCCTTGGCGCCTTCGCGGATCAGGGCCTGGGCCAGCACGGTGGCGGTGGTGGTGCCGTCGCCCGCGTCGTCGTTGGTGCGGGAAGCAACTTCCTTCACCATCTGCGCACCCATGTTCTCGAACTTGTCAGCCAGTTCGATTTCCTTGGCGACGGAGACGCCGTCCTTGGTGATGGTCGGCGCGCCGAAGCTCTTTTCCAGCACGACGTTGCGGCCCTTCGGGCCCAGGGTGGCCTTGACGGCATTGGCGAGAACGTTGACGCCGCGCACCATGCGCGAACGGGCGTCTTCACCGAAACGAATATCCTTGGCAGCCATTGCGATTACCTCGATGTTTGCGCCGGGCCGGGCCCGGCGACGAAAAGGGATGTCTTACAGAAAAGCAGGTCGCGCCGAGGCTCAGCCGATGACGGCGAGCACGTCGTCTTCGCGCAGGACCTTGTACTCGACGCCTTCGCTCTTGTACGAGCTGCCGGCGTACTGGCCGTAGATGACCTTGTCGCCAACCTTCAGCGACGGAGCGCGCACGCTGCCGTTGTCCAGCGGCTTGCCCGGGCCGACGGCCACGACTTCACCCTTGGTGGACTTTTCCTTGGCCGAATCCGGAATGACGATGCCACCGGCGGAGATTTCGTCGGCTTCGATCGGCTTGACCACAACGCGGTCGTGCAGCGGCTTGATGCTCATGAGAGACCTCTTAAGTTATTGATTGGTCTAAAAAAGTCCGGCGATGTTAGCAGTCGCACCAGGCGAGTGCCAGCAACGCGCGTGAAAAAGCCCGACAAGTCGGGAGCACGACAGAGATGGAGACCTCCACAGGCCTTTCAAGGGCTGATCCCGAAATTTTTCTCCGGGCCAGGAAACCTCCCTCCCTGGGTGGACGGCTGTATAGGGATGCAGTGCGGCAAGCCAAGGGGGAAGGGGGGCCATTTAGTGATAGATGTCCCACTGTCAGATATCTGACGTTCATTTACGACAAAGTGTCATCGGATCGGCCTTAGGCTCGGCCGCGCATTCCCAATCACAAGGAGTTGTCGATGCGATTGCTGTCCCCGCTTGCCGCCGCCTGCCTGCTGGCGCTGGCCGCCGCGCCGGCCCAGGCCGAGGTCTTCATCAACGAACTGCACTACGACGACAGCACCGCCGCCGGTGACGTCGGCGAAGCGATCGAGGTCGTCGCCACCGCCGGTGAGGATCTGTCCGGCTACCGCCTGTACCTGTACAACGGCAGCACTCCGTCGGCCGCCACGGTCTACGCCAACAACCCGGTTCCGGCCGGCAGCGCCGCCGGCTGCGGCAGCGCCACCATCGCCGTGGTCAATTACCCGACCAACGGCATCCAAAACGGTCCGAACGACGGCATCGCCCTGGTCGATGCCAGCGGCAAGGTGGTCCAGTTCCTCAGCTACGAGGGCGCCATCACCGCCTCCGGTGGCCCTGCCGCCGGCATGACCAGCCAGAACATCCCGGTGGCCGAGACCAACAGCACGGCGCCAGGTACCTCGTTGCAGCTGACCGGCAGCGGCAGCCAGTACGCCCACTTCACCTGGGCCGAATCGGCCAGGCAGACCTTCGGCAGCTGCAACAACGGCCAGACCTTCATCGGCGGCGGCACCCCGGGCCCGAACACGCCACCTTCGGTGTCCACCACCACCCCGGCGCAGGGCAGCAGCACCTTCCCGGCCGCCGCCGATCTGGAAGTGGTGTTCAGCGAAACCGTGAACCTGGCCAGCGGCGCGTTCGCGCTGAGCTGCGGCACTTCCGGCAGCGTGCCGCTGACCTTCCCGGCCAGCGGGCGCAGCGTGAAGCTGTCCACCAACACCGCGCTGGTGGCCGGTGAGGCCTGCCGCTTCGACATCCGCGCCGCGCGCATCACCGACCTGCAGGGCGCGCATCCGGCCGCCGACAGCCGCATCGCCTTCACCGTGGCCAGCACCGGCGGCAATCCGGACCCGGGCAACCCGGGCGTGCCGGCCGGCTACTACTCGAAGGTGAACACCTCCAGCCCCAGCCAGCTGCGCTGCTCGCTGCACGCCACCATCAAGGGCCACACCGCCTATCCGTACAGCGGCTCGGGCACCAGCACCTGGACCATCCTGGAGATTGCCGACGAGGACCCTAACAACCCGAACCGCATCCTCGACGCGTATCGCAACCGCAGCTATGCCAAGGTCACCGATCGCGCCGGCAGCGGCAGTGGCCTGAAGTACAACCGCGAACACACCTGGCCGAACTCGCTGGGCTTCGCCAGCACCACCGGCGACAAGGGCCTGCCGTACGCGCCGTACACCGACACCCACATGCTGTACCTGACCGATGCACAGTGGAATGCCGACCGTGGCAACAAGCCGTTCGCCAAGTGCGACGCCAGCTGCGGCGAGCGCGCCACCGAAGCCAACACCGGCCAGGGCGGCGGCAGCGGTGGCTATCCGGGCAATTCCAACTGGGTGCGCACGCCGGACGGCAACACCGGCACGTTCGAGGTGTGGGGCAAGCGCAAGGGCGACATGGCGCGTGCGGTGATGTACATGGCCATCCGCTATGAAGGCGGCAAGGATGCGGCCACCGGCCAGTCCGAGCCGGACCTGGAGCTGACCGACGACCGCAGCAAGATCGTCAAGACCAGCAGCTCGCCGGCCTATATGGGCCTGCTGTCCACGCTGATCGACTGGCACCTGTCCGACCCGCCGGATGACGCCGAACGTGCGCGCAATGACGTGATCTACAGCTTCCAGGGCAACCGCAATCCGTTCATCGACCACCCCGAGTGGGCGACCCCGGGCCTGTTCACCTCGGCCAGGCCGGCGACCTGCCAGCTGGCCAACTGACCGCGCAACGCAGCGGTCCACTGCCGCCGCCGGGTCCTGACCCGGCGGCGGCCCTATACTCGACGGCCATGTCGACCGTCGATCCCGTCCTGCTGCTGTTGACCACCTGCCCGGACCGGGCCAGTGCCGAGCGCATCGCGCACGCACTGGTCGGCGAGCGCCTGGCCGCGTGCGTGACCCGCCTGGAGGGCGCACAGTCGACCTATCGCTGGCAGGGCGAGGTGACCACCGACGCCGAGCTGCAGCTGCTGGTGAAGACCACCGCAAGCCGCGTCGATGACGCGATTGCCCGGATCGTCGAACTGCATCCGTATGAACTCCCGGAGTGCATCGCGGTCGAAACCCGGGCCGGCCTGCCGGCGTATCTGGATTGGATCCGGGCACAGACCCGGGAGGAAGCTGATTGAAGACTCTGTTTGCGCGTGGCGCCGCCCTGTGCGCTCTGTTGTGGTTCTCGCTGCCAGCGTCCGCGCTGGATGAGAAGGACCTGCTGCCGGTGGACCAGGCGTTCGCGCTGACCGCCACTGCCCCCGAGCGCGGCCAGGTGCAACTGCAGTTCACGATCGCACCCGGCTACTACCTGTATCGCCACCGCACCAGCGTCAAGGCCGATCCGGCGTTCAATGCCGGCGCGCTGCAGATGCCCAAGGGTGACAGGCACCACGATGATTTCTTCGGCGAAGTCGAAACCTATCGCGAACGCCTGCAGGCCACCCTGCCCGGCACGCCGACCGACGCCGCCGGCACCATCAGCCTGGAAGTGCGTTACCAGGGCTGCGCCGATGCCGGTGTCTGCTATCCACCGCAGAAGCGCGTGGTTCAGGTCACCCTGCCCGGTGGCGGTGCCCAGGCCGCGGCTCCGGCCACGCGTGCCGGCGCCACCAGCCCGTTCAACAACCCGCTGGCCGGTGCCGGCAACAGCGGCGGGCTGCGCCTGCCGGGTGCCGCCAGCAACAGCCAGGCGCTGCCGCTTCCGTCCGAGCAGGCATTCGGCTTCGATGCCATCGCCAGCGACGGCAACACCCTGCTGCTGCGCTTCAGCCCGGCGCCGGGCTACTACCTGTATCGCGACCGCACCTCGCTGAAGCTGGAAGGCAGCACCGGCGTGCAGGCCGGCACGCCGCGCTGGCCGGCTGCGCAGTCGCATCGTGATGAACACTTCGGTGATGTCTCGGTCTACTTCAACCAGGTGGAAGTACCACTGCCGCTGCGTCGTTCCGCTGCCGACGCGGTTGACGGCACCCTGCTGGTGACCTTCCAGGGCTGCCAGACCGATGGCATCTGCTACCCGCCGATGACCCGCCGGGTGAAGCTGTCGATCCCCGCCGGCAAGGTCAGCGCCAGCGCCGACCAGGCACCGCCGCGTAACGAGGTGATCAGCCCGTTGGCTGCGGCGCCACGCGAAGGCGCCAACGGCGCCCCCCTGCGCCTGATGCCGACGGTGCCCAATACGGATGCGACCACCCCGGCCGTTGCAGGCGCCGGAAGCGGTAATGAATTCGCCGCCGATGCGCAGGGTGACAACGCACTGCGTACGCGCCCGCCGGCAACCACGCCGAACCCGGACCGCTCGTTCGTGTGGGTGCTGTTGTTGGCCTTGGCCGGTGGCCTGGTATTGAACCTGATGCCGTGCGTGCTGCCGATCCTGTCGCTGAAGGTGCTGAGCCTGGCGCAGAGCGGCGAGAGCCCGCAGCGCGCGCGCAGCCACGCGCTCTGGTACACGCTGGGCGTGCTGGTCGCCTTCGCGGTGATCGGCGCCTTGATGGTCGGCCTGCGCGCAATCGGCAACGCCGTCGGCATCGGCTTCCAGCTGCAGCATCCGGGTGTGGTGGCTGCGCTGGCCTACATCATGTTCGCGGTGGGCCTGAGCCTGTCCGGTGTGTTCACCCTCGGCGGCGGCATCGGCAATCTTGGCCAGTCGCTGGCCAGCCGCAGCGGCCCGGCCGGTGACTTCTTCACCGGTGCACTGGCCTGCGTGGTCGGCAGTGCCTGCGTCGGCCCGTTCATGGGTGGCGCGATCGCCTACGCCTTCATTGCCCCGCCGCTGAAGGCGATGACCGTCTTCCTGTTCCTCGGCCTGGGCCTGGCGCTGCC
This genomic interval from Stenotrophomonas sp. 57 contains the following:
- a CDS encoding co-chaperone GroES gives rise to the protein MSIKPLHDRVVVKPIEADEISAGGIVIPDSAKEKSTKGEVVAVGPGKPLDNGSVRAPSLKVGDKVIYGQYAGSSYKSEGVEYKVLREDDVLAVIG
- a CDS encoding protein-disulfide reductase DsbD; protein product: MKTLFARGAALCALLWFSLPASALDEKDLLPVDQAFALTATAPERGQVQLQFTIAPGYYLYRHRTSVKADPAFNAGALQMPKGDRHHDDFFGEVETYRERLQATLPGTPTDAAGTISLEVRYQGCADAGVCYPPQKRVVQVTLPGGGAQAAAPATRAGATSPFNNPLAGAGNSGGLRLPGAASNSQALPLPSEQAFGFDAIASDGNTLLLRFSPAPGYYLYRDRTSLKLEGSTGVQAGTPRWPAAQSHRDEHFGDVSVYFNQVEVPLPLRRSAADAVDGTLLVTFQGCQTDGICYPPMTRRVKLSIPAGKVSASADQAPPRNEVISPLAAAPREGANGAPLRLMPTVPNTDATTPAVAGAGSGNEFAADAQGDNALRTRPPATTPNPDRSFVWVLLLALAGGLVLNLMPCVLPILSLKVLSLAQSGESPQRARSHALWYTLGVLVAFAVIGALMVGLRAIGNAVGIGFQLQHPGVVAALAYIMFAVGLSLSGVFTLGGGIGNLGQSLASRSGPAGDFFTGALACVVGSACVGPFMGGAIAYAFIAPPLKAMTVFLFLGLGLALPFLLIGFVPALARRLPKPGPWMETLKHVLAFPMYATALWLLWVLGKQRGVDGMALVLGGLLLLAFGLWLFERNRWTGSRAVTLLGVLLAIGALVPAWGVTQLAPPARAAQAASDNVVEYSPQLLDRLRADNRVVFVNMTADWCVSCKANERAVLSRPEFKDLLKRTNAVYMRGDYTNVDPQITTFLEEHKAVGVPLYVVYGPGAPPTVLPTLLTQAVVEEALLRTAR
- the groL gene encoding chaperonin GroEL (60 kDa chaperone family; promotes refolding of misfolded polypeptides especially under stressful conditions; forms two stacked rings of heptamers to form a barrel-shaped 14mer; ends can be capped by GroES; misfolded proteins enter the barrel where they are refolded when GroES binds); this encodes MAAKDIRFGEDARSRMVRGVNVLANAVKATLGPKGRNVVLEKSFGAPTITKDGVSVAKEIELADKFENMGAQMVKEVASRTNDDAGDGTTTATVLAQALIREGAKAVAAGMNPMDLKRGIDKAVSAAVAELKNISKPTADDKAIAQVGTISANSDESIGQIIADAMKEVGKEGVITVEEGSGLDNELDVVKGMQFDRGYLSPYFINNQQSQTADLDDPFILLHDKKISNVRDLLPVLEGVAKAGKPLLIVAEEVEGEALATLVVNTIRGIVKVVAVKAPGFGDRRKAMLEDMAVLTGGTVISEEVGLSLEKATIKDLGRAKKVQVSKENTTIIDGVGDKANVDARVAQIKTQIQDTSSDYDREKLQERVAKLAGGVAVIKVGASTEIEMKEKKDRVDDALHATRAAVEEGVVPGGGVALVRAITALAGLKGANEDQNHGIQIALRAMEAPLREIVANAGDEPSVIINKVKEGTGSFGYNAATGEFGDMLQFGILDPTKVTRSALQNAASIAGLMITTEAMVAEAPKKDEPAMGGAGGMGGMGGMGGMDF
- the cutA gene encoding divalent-cation tolerance protein CutA; translated protein: MSTVDPVLLLLTTCPDRASAERIAHALVGERLAACVTRLEGAQSTYRWQGEVTTDAELQLLVKTTASRVDDAIARIVELHPYELPECIAVETRAGLPAYLDWIRAQTREEAD
- a CDS encoding endonuclease; the protein is MRLLSPLAAACLLALAAAPAQAEVFINELHYDDSTAAGDVGEAIEVVATAGEDLSGYRLYLYNGSTPSAATVYANNPVPAGSAAGCGSATIAVVNYPTNGIQNGPNDGIALVDASGKVVQFLSYEGAITASGGPAAGMTSQNIPVAETNSTAPGTSLQLTGSGSQYAHFTWAESARQTFGSCNNGQTFIGGGTPGPNTPPSVSTTTPAQGSSTFPAAADLEVVFSETVNLASGAFALSCGTSGSVPLTFPASGRSVKLSTNTALVAGEACRFDIRAARITDLQGAHPAADSRIAFTVASTGGNPDPGNPGVPAGYYSKVNTSSPSQLRCSLHATIKGHTAYPYSGSGTSTWTILEIADEDPNNPNRILDAYRNRSYAKVTDRAGSGSGLKYNREHTWPNSLGFASTTGDKGLPYAPYTDTHMLYLTDAQWNADRGNKPFAKCDASCGERATEANTGQGGGSGGYPGNSNWVRTPDGNTGTFEVWGKRKGDMARAVMYMAIRYEGGKDAATGQSEPDLELTDDRSKIVKTSSSPAYMGLLSTLIDWHLSDPPDDAERARNDVIYSFQGNRNPFIDHPEWATPGLFTSARPATCQLAN